In Gemmatimonadota bacterium, the genomic window GTATCGATGTCATCCATATCGCCCGTGCAATCAGTTGTTCTATATGCCCCATATCGCGCAGGGGCAGGGCCAATCTCAGGACAAAATCTCCATCTCCAATTTCCGGTACTGTAGTTGCGACATATAATATTTCGATATCCTGTGCCTTGCTATAACGCAAGCTACTTCCCCGCCCCTGTTGAAGTGCCGCGCTGATTTCTGGATGATCGGCGTGATTTTCCAGCGCACTCAGATCAGATGGGTCGGTTTCCGAATCGGCTAATACGCGCCCTTGACCGTTGAGCAACGTTGCACGCACGCCCAAACGCACGCCCACTTCATCGACAAGCGGGACGAGTCCCTCATCGGTATTTGCCACCTCGCTGATATGCACGCGGGCAAAACGCACCTCGCGCAAAAGTCTCTGTTCGAGATGATGAACCCAAAAGTCGCGTATGACGTGATCCAGGTACAGATGTGCAGATGCCAGTACCAGTACCAGTACAGAAAGGCAGGCGAGCATCCATTTCCAGTGCAAACGCATTCTATACTCTCTCTCGGCGGAATCGATAACCCACGCCTCGCACGGTTTCGATCCATTCGCTCGCTTCGCCGAGTTTCTCGCGCAACCGCCTGATGTGCGTATCAACCGTGCGCCCATAACCACTGTATTCATAACCCCATACTGTATCGAGTAAGTCATCGCGTGTTTGCACGCGTCCGCGGCGTTCGATCAGGGTTATGAGCAGTTTAAATTCTGTGCCCGTCAATTCTAATGGGTCACCGTTTAACAGGGCCTGGTGTGCGGCTTTATCGATAGATATCGGTCCCGTATGTAACCAGGCATCAGTGGTCGATTGCAAACTGTCCTGACTGCGCCGCAGAATCGCCTGTGCCCTCAAGACGAGTTCGCGCGGGGAAAAGGGTTTGACAACGTAGTCATCGGCTCCCAACTCCAATCCCACAATGCGATCTACTTCCTCTTTGCGTGCGGTCAACATTAAGATGGGTATGTGACGGGTTCGAGCATCTTGTTTTAATTGCCTGCACATATCCAGTCCGTCTATGCCCGGCAGCATCAGGTCCAGTATGATCAAATCTGGCAGAACCTCATGAACGCTCTGGAGGGCACGCTCGGCATCTTCTGCTGTTTCAACATCTAACCCAGCTTGATCGAGGTTGTAGCGCACCATTTCCAATATATCAGGTTCGTCTTCAACCACCAGAATTTTATTCATTTTATTCTCCTGGTATGAAAATGAAAATGTACATATTTCTACAGGATAAATATAATACGGTGGCCAAATTATTGTGATCGTTTGAGAACAAACACCATGTCAATGGCTTGTAATTGTTCGGTCAGCGTATCCAGGGCGTTCAGTTCAGACAGGTTGACAGGCGTTTGCAATAGGCGCTGAATATTTCGATGGTCAAAGATGCGTTGCGGTGGTGCTTCACAGCCTTTTGCTTCTACGCGAATCTGGCTGGTCGCAGGTACCCAAATTTGAAATGCTCCGTGTCGGGCTACTGTCTGCAGGACTGTTCTGCCAATGGGATCAACCGCTCGAACAACGGCCTGGGGTACGGGAGAATTGTCGCTCATTTCTATTTTGCCCTGTACTATAGCCTGAACAGGTTGGGGAGGCGCGAAATTTTTTGTTTCGAAGTAGA contains:
- a CDS encoding response regulator transcription factor; the protein is MNKILVVEDEPDILEMVRYNLDQAGLDVETAEDAERALQSVHEVLPDLIILDLMLPGIDGLDMCRQLKQDARTRHIPILMLTARKEEVDRIVGLELGADDYVVKPFSPRELVLRAQAILRRSQDSLQSTTDAWLHTGPISIDKAAHQALLNGDPLELTGTEFKLLITLIERRGRVQTRDDLLDTVWGYEYSGYGRTVDTHIRRLREKLGEASEWIETVRGVGYRFRRERV